A stretch of the Bos indicus isolate NIAB-ARS_2022 breed Sahiwal x Tharparkar chromosome 13, NIAB-ARS_B.indTharparkar_mat_pri_1.0, whole genome shotgun sequence genome encodes the following:
- the KCNG1 gene encoding voltage-gated potassium channel regulatory subunit KCNG1 encodes MTLLPGDNSDYDYSALSCTSDASFHPAFFPQSQSLKGVFYRRAQRLRPQDEPRQGGQPEDRRRQIIINVGGIKYSLPWTTLEEFPLTRLGQLKACTNFDDILNVCDDYDVTCNEFFFDRNPGAFGTILTFLRAGKLRLLREMCALSFQEELLYWGIAEDHLDGCCKRRYLQKIQEFAETVEREDEEDALDSEDPDSEGPAEEEGRLGRCMRRLRDMVERPHSGLPGKVFAFLSVLFVTVTAVNLSISTLPSLREEEEQGRCSQMCRNIFIVESVCVGWFSLEFLLRLIQAPNKFVFLRSPLTLIDMVAILPYYVTLLVDGASSGRRKPGTGNSYLDKVGLVLRVLRALRILYVMRLARHSLGLQTLGLTARRCTREFGLLLLFLCVAIALFAPLLYVIENEMAESPEFTSIPACYWWAVITMTTVGYGDMVPRSTPGQVVALSSILSGILLMAFPVTSIFHTFSRSYLELKQEQERVMFRRTQFLIKTKSQLSSMSHDSDILFGSASSDTRDNN; translated from the exons ATGACCCTCCTACCGGGAGACAATTCTGATTACGACTACAGCGCTCTGAGCTGCACGTCGGATGCCTCCTTCCATCCAGCCTTCTTCCCCCAAAGCCAGTCACTCAAAGGCGTCTTCTACCGCCGGGCCCAGCGGCTGCGGCCGCAGGACGAGCCCCGCCAAGGCGGCCAGCCCGAGGACCGCAGGCGGCAGATCATCATCAACGTGGGCGGCATCAAGTACTCGCTGCCCTGGACCACGCTGGAGGAGTTCCCGCTGACGCGGCTGGGCCAGCTCAAGGCCTGCACCAACTTCGACGACATCCTCAACGTGTGCGACGACTATGACGTCACCTGCAACGAGTTCTTCTTCGACCGCAACCCGGGCGCCTTCGGCACCATCCTGACCTTCCTGCGGGCGGGCAAGCTGCGGCTGCTGCGGGAGATGTGTGCCCTGTCCTTCCAGGAGGAGCTGCTCTACTGGGGCATCGCCGAGGACCACCTGGACGGCTGCTGCAAGCGCCGCTACCTGCAGAAGATCCAGGAGTTCGCCGAGACGGTGGAGCGGGAGGACGAGGAAGACGCGCTGGACAGCGAAGACCCCGACAGCGAGGGCCCCGCGGAGGAAGAGGGCCGCCTGGGCCGCTGCATGCGGCGGCTGCGCGACATGGTGGAAAGGCCGCACTCGGGGCTGCCCGGCAAGGTGTTCGCCTTCCTGTCGGTGCTCTTTGTCACGGTCACAGCTGTCAACCTCTCCATCAGCACGCTGCCCAgcctgagggaggaggaggagcag GGCCGGTGCTCCCAGATGTGCCGCAACATCTTCATCGTGGAGTCCGTGTGCGTGGGCTGGTTCTCCCTCGAGTTCCTCCTGCGGCTCATCCAGGCGCCCAACAAGTTCGTGTTCCTTCGGAGCCCGCTGACGCTGATCGACATGGTGGCCATCCTGCCCTACTACGTCACCCTGCTGGTGGACGGCGCCTCCTCGGGCCGCCGCAAGCCCGGCACGGGCAACAGCTACCTGGACAAGGTGGGGCTGGTACTGCGAGTCCTGCGTGCGCTGCGCATCCTGTACGTCATGCGCCTGGCCCGCCACTCGCTGGGGCTGCAGACGCTGGGGCTCACGGCCCGCCGCTGTACCCGTGAGTTCGGGCTCCTGCTGCTCTTCCTCTGCGTGGCCATCGCGCTCTTCGCCCCGCTCCTCTACGTCATCGAGAACGAGATGGCCGAGAGCCCTGAGTTCACCAGCATCCCTGCCTGCTACTGGTGGGCCGTCATCACCATGACGACCGTGGGCTATGGCGACATGGTGCCCCGGAGCACGCCCGGCCAGGTGGTGGCTCTCAGCAGCATCCTCAGCGGCATCCTCCTCATGGCCTTCCCCGTGACCTCCATCTTCCACACCTTCTCCCGCTCCTACCTGGAGCTCAAGCAGGAGCAGGAGAGGGTGATGTTCCGCAGGACCCAGTTTCTCATCAAGACCAAGTCGCAGCTGAGCAGCATGTCCCACGACAGTGACATCTTGTTTGGAAGTGCCTCCTCGGACACCAGAGACAATAACTGA